In Hamadaea flava, a genomic segment contains:
- a CDS encoding bifunctional metallophosphatase/5'-nucleotidase: MSSTRRPSRFALVRLSAVPALALAVVLALPLADAGRTDRAGASGWTPLSPVSVTYDKKVPPGRTAHGNLLSFNDFHGAIDAPTGSGGLINGTPAGGVEFLTTWVKKLRTEAEASGERSLTVAAGDLIGASPLVSAGFHDEPTIELMDNLGLDVASVGNHEFDEGTDELLRMQNGGCHPVDGCLDGDGFAGADFEYLAANAIVKDTGKSLLPSVTVKNFQGVRVGFVGMTLQNTAGIVDPAGISSIEFKNEVETANKQAALLKRAGVQAVVLLIHEGGQQNAPAPLDISGCAAFAGAITPIVAGLDPAFGLVVSGHTHRYYSCALPNSAGTPIAVTSAGSNGQLVTDISFTLDKKTEQFTSVEAHNVIVENGVRNADGSWQIDANGVPVRNEALKDATAKTIADKYRTKIQPIANRVVGKVTADITRTAVASGESPLGDVIADAQLAYTQSAGAQIALMNPGGIRDNLVYSASTGGEAAGEITYGECFIVQPFNNTLVTKTMTGDELRWALEQQFTGFEGQSSTKILQVSSGFTYTYSASAALGGKISNLALNGVAIDPAATFRVTMNGFLDGGGDFTAYNSDGTVKNPSRLNVGTDKIVHPGFDIDALVAYFGAHSQVAPGAADRITRAA, encoded by the coding sequence ATGTCTTCAACCCGCCGACCCAGCCGGTTCGCGCTGGTCCGGCTCTCCGCCGTTCCGGCGCTGGCGCTCGCGGTGGTGCTCGCGTTGCCGCTGGCCGACGCCGGGCGTACCGATCGGGCGGGCGCGAGCGGCTGGACCCCGCTCAGCCCGGTCTCGGTCACCTACGACAAGAAGGTGCCGCCGGGCCGGACGGCGCACGGCAACCTCCTGTCGTTCAACGACTTCCACGGGGCGATCGACGCGCCCACCGGCAGCGGCGGCCTGATCAACGGCACCCCGGCGGGCGGCGTGGAGTTCCTGACGACCTGGGTGAAGAAGCTGCGTACCGAGGCCGAGGCCTCCGGCGAGCGCTCGCTCACCGTCGCAGCCGGCGACCTCATCGGCGCCAGCCCGCTGGTCAGCGCCGGGTTCCACGACGAGCCCACCATCGAGCTGATGGACAACCTCGGGCTGGACGTCGCCTCGGTCGGCAACCACGAGTTCGACGAGGGCACCGACGAGCTGCTGCGGATGCAGAACGGCGGCTGCCACCCGGTCGACGGCTGCCTCGACGGCGACGGGTTCGCCGGGGCCGATTTCGAGTACCTCGCGGCCAACGCGATCGTCAAGGACACCGGCAAGTCGCTGCTGCCGTCGGTCACCGTGAAGAACTTCCAGGGCGTACGCGTCGGCTTCGTCGGCATGACGCTCCAGAACACGGCGGGCATCGTCGACCCGGCCGGCATCTCCTCGATCGAGTTCAAGAACGAGGTGGAGACGGCCAACAAGCAGGCGGCGCTGTTGAAGCGGGCCGGCGTACAGGCGGTCGTCCTGCTCATCCACGAAGGCGGCCAGCAGAACGCGCCCGCGCCGCTGGACATCTCCGGCTGCGCCGCGTTCGCCGGGGCGATCACCCCGATCGTGGCGGGTCTCGACCCCGCGTTCGGCCTCGTGGTCTCCGGGCACACCCACCGCTACTACTCCTGCGCGCTGCCGAACTCCGCCGGTACGCCGATCGCCGTGACCAGCGCGGGCAGCAACGGCCAGCTCGTCACCGACATCTCGTTCACGCTGGACAAGAAGACCGAGCAGTTCACCTCGGTCGAGGCGCACAACGTGATCGTGGAGAACGGCGTACGCAACGCGGACGGCTCGTGGCAGATCGACGCCAACGGCGTACCGGTGCGGAACGAGGCGCTGAAGGACGCGACCGCCAAGACGATCGCCGACAAGTACCGCACGAAGATCCAGCCGATCGCCAACCGGGTCGTCGGCAAGGTGACCGCCGACATCACGCGTACCGCCGTGGCCAGCGGGGAGAGCCCGCTCGGCGACGTGATCGCGGACGCGCAGCTGGCGTACACCCAGTCGGCCGGCGCGCAGATCGCCCTGATGAACCCGGGCGGCATCCGCGACAACCTGGTCTACTCGGCGTCGACCGGCGGTGAGGCCGCCGGTGAGATCACCTACGGCGAGTGCTTCATCGTACAGCCGTTCAACAACACGCTGGTCACCAAGACGATGACCGGCGACGAACTCCGCTGGGCGCTGGAGCAGCAGTTCACCGGGTTCGAGGGGCAGAGCTCGACCAAGATCCTGCAGGTGAGCAGCGGCTTCACCTACACGTACTCGGCGAGCGCGGCGCTCGGCGGCAAGATCTCCAACCTCGCCCTCAACGGGGTGGCGATCGACCCGGCCGCCACGTTCCGGGTGACGATGAACGGCTTCCTCGACGGCGGCGGCGACTTCACCGCGTACAACTCGGACGGCACGGTCAAGAACCCGAGCCGGCTGAACGTGGGCACCGACAAGATCGTGCACCCGGGCTTCGACATCGACGCCCTGGTCGCGTACTTCGGGGCGCACAGCCAGGTGGCTCCGGGCGCGGCCGACCGGATCACCCGCGCGGCCTGA
- the pcrA gene encoding DNA helicase PcrA has protein sequence MHALFDLPAQPPADDGKSGGGSVDRPAGTSAAQPDDRAARPEEKARRPKPSAEELLAGLNPPQREAVTHSGSPLLIVAGAGSGKTRVLTQRIAYLLAARDVHPGEILAITFTNKAAGELKERVASVVGSRARLMWVSTFHSACVRILRAEHEAAGLKSSFTIYDTDDSRRLMTMVARELDLDPKRYPPRSLVTQVSNLKNELIDPESFQPAGPHERVLAEAYTLYQRRLVEAQAMDFDDLIMRTVRLLQSKPEVTDKYRRRFRHVLVDEYQDTNHAQYQLVRELVGETGELCVVGDADQSIYAFRGATIRNILEFERDYPQARTILLEQNYRSTQTILTAANAVIDRNSGRKPKRLWSDQGEGEKIVGYVADSEHAEADWVARQIDALTDKDEARPGDVAVFYRTNAQSRVFEEVFIRFGLPYKVVGGVRFYERKEVKDALAYLRAVTNEDDTVSVRRILNTPRRGIGDRAEACVEALANRDRVSFGAALRRASEAPGISTRAANSIREFVQLMDDAREKARTAPPEEVLELVLTGSGYLTELEGSLDPQDEGRVENLQELVSVAREYTERAADAEEPATLDGFLEQVALVADADQVPSDDPEHQGVVTLMTLHTAKGLEFPVVFLTGLEDGVFPHMRSLSEVAELEEERRLAYVGITRARQRLFLSRAATRSAWGQPQYNPPSRFLEELPPEVTHWERTESSATTWGGGIGSGSRERDRDRNSSFVGGTARATQLASKMGIDPSRLATASDLAKVPSLEPGDRVNHQRYGMGRVLAVEGHGPRAQVQVDFGDQVMWLVLRHASLEKI, from the coding sequence ATGCACGCGCTATTCGACCTCCCAGCCCAGCCGCCCGCCGACGACGGTAAGTCGGGCGGCGGCTCCGTCGACCGACCCGCCGGCACATCCGCCGCCCAGCCGGACGACAGAGCCGCCCGGCCCGAGGAGAAGGCGCGGCGGCCGAAGCCGTCCGCCGAGGAGCTGCTCGCCGGGCTCAACCCGCCGCAGCGGGAGGCGGTCACCCATTCGGGGTCGCCGCTGCTGATCGTGGCCGGTGCGGGCTCGGGCAAGACCCGGGTGCTGACCCAGCGGATCGCGTACCTGCTGGCCGCGCGCGACGTGCATCCCGGGGAGATCCTGGCGATCACCTTCACCAACAAGGCCGCCGGCGAGCTGAAGGAACGAGTGGCGTCCGTCGTGGGCAGCCGTGCCCGGCTCATGTGGGTGAGCACGTTCCACTCCGCCTGCGTACGCATCCTGCGCGCTGAGCACGAGGCGGCCGGGCTCAAGAGCAGCTTCACCATCTACGACACCGACGACTCCCGCCGGCTGATGACGATGGTGGCCCGGGAGCTGGACCTCGACCCCAAGCGTTATCCGCCGCGGTCGCTGGTGACGCAGGTGAGCAACCTGAAGAACGAGCTGATCGATCCGGAGTCGTTCCAGCCCGCCGGTCCGCATGAGCGGGTCCTCGCCGAGGCGTACACGCTGTATCAGCGGCGGCTGGTCGAGGCGCAGGCGATGGACTTCGACGACCTCATCATGCGCACCGTCCGCTTGCTCCAGAGCAAGCCGGAGGTGACCGACAAGTACCGGCGGCGGTTCCGGCACGTCCTGGTCGACGAGTACCAGGACACCAACCACGCGCAGTACCAACTGGTCCGGGAGCTGGTGGGGGAGACCGGCGAACTCTGCGTCGTCGGCGACGCCGACCAGTCCATCTACGCCTTCCGCGGCGCGACCATCCGCAACATTCTGGAGTTCGAGCGCGACTATCCGCAGGCGCGCACGATCCTGCTGGAGCAGAACTACCGGTCCACGCAGACCATCCTGACCGCGGCCAACGCGGTGATCGACCGCAACTCGGGCCGCAAACCCAAGCGGTTGTGGTCCGACCAGGGTGAAGGCGAGAAGATCGTCGGCTACGTCGCCGACTCCGAACACGCCGAGGCCGACTGGGTGGCCCGGCAGATCGACGCGCTGACCGACAAGGACGAGGCCCGGCCGGGCGACGTCGCGGTGTTCTACCGGACCAACGCCCAGTCCCGGGTGTTCGAAGAGGTCTTCATCCGGTTCGGCCTGCCCTACAAGGTCGTCGGCGGCGTCCGGTTCTACGAGCGCAAAGAGGTCAAGGACGCGCTGGCGTACCTGCGTGCGGTGACCAATGAGGACGACACGGTCTCCGTGCGGCGGATCCTCAACACGCCGCGCCGGGGCATCGGCGACCGGGCCGAAGCGTGCGTCGAGGCCCTCGCCAACCGCGACCGCGTCTCGTTCGGCGCGGCCCTCCGGCGAGCCTCCGAAGCGCCCGGCATCTCCACCCGGGCGGCGAACTCGATCCGCGAGTTCGTCCAGCTCATGGACGACGCCCGCGAGAAGGCCCGGACCGCACCGCCGGAAGAGGTCCTCGAACTGGTGCTGACCGGTTCCGGCTACCTCACCGAGCTGGAGGGCAGCCTCGACCCGCAGGACGAGGGCCGAGTGGAGAACCTGCAGGAACTCGTCAGCGTCGCCCGGGAATACACCGAGCGCGCCGCCGACGCCGAGGAACCGGCCACTCTGGACGGATTCCTGGAGCAGGTCGCCCTGGTCGCCGACGCCGACCAGGTGCCGAGCGACGACCCCGAGCACCAAGGTGTCGTCACGCTGATGACCCTGCACACCGCGAAGGGCCTCGAATTCCCGGTGGTCTTCCTGACCGGCCTGGAAGACGGCGTCTTCCCCCACATGCGCAGCCTCAGCGAGGTCGCCGAACTGGAAGAGGAACGGCGGCTCGCGTACGTGGGGATCACGCGCGCCCGGCAGCGCCTGTTCCTGAGCCGGGCGGCGACGCGGTCGGCCTGGGGGCAGCCGCAGTACAACCCGCCGTCGCGGTTCCTGGAGGAGCTGCCGCCGGAGGTCACGCACTGGGAGCGTACCGAGAGTTCGGCCACCACGTGGGGCGGCGGTATCGGTTCAGGCTCGCGGGAGCGCGATCGTGATCGCAACTCCTCGTTCGTCGGCGGCACCGCGCGGGCGACACAGCTCGCCTCGAAGATGGGCATCGACCCGTCCCGCCTGGCGACGGCGAGCGATCTGGCCAAGGTGCCCTCGCTCGAGCCCGGCGACCGGGTCAACCACCAGCGCTACGGCATGGGCCGGGTGCTGGCCGTCGAAGGCCACGGCCCCCGCGCCCAGGTCCAGGTCGACTTCGGCGACCAGGTGATGTGGTTGGTGCTCCGCCACGCCTCGCTGGAGAAGATCTAG
- a CDS encoding bifunctional methylenetetrahydrofolate dehydrogenase/methenyltetrahydrofolate cyclohydrolase, with the protein MTASILDGKATAAAIKDELKARVAVLREQGVVPGLGTVLVGDDPGSHAYVAGKHRDCAEVGIASLRKDLPADATQDQVEQAITELNADPACHGYIVQLPLPKGLSEQRALELIDPGKDADGLHPVNLGRLVLGYPAPLPCTPRGIVELLRRYEVPLNGAEVVVVGRGTTVGRPLGLLLTRRTENATVTLCHTGTKDLVAHTRRADIVIIAAGNPGLLTADMIRPGAAVVDVGITRVVGADGKGRYTGDVAPGVAEVAGWLAPMPGAVGPMTRAMLLANVVERAEHLVG; encoded by the coding sequence GTGACGGCGAGCATCCTGGACGGCAAGGCCACGGCGGCGGCGATCAAAGACGAGCTGAAGGCACGGGTCGCCGTGCTACGCGAGCAGGGCGTCGTCCCAGGACTGGGCACCGTCCTGGTCGGCGACGACCCCGGCTCCCACGCGTACGTGGCGGGCAAGCACCGTGACTGCGCCGAGGTCGGCATCGCGTCCCTGCGAAAGGACCTGCCCGCCGACGCGACTCAGGATCAGGTCGAGCAGGCCATCACCGAGCTGAACGCCGACCCGGCCTGCCACGGCTACATCGTCCAGCTGCCGCTGCCGAAGGGCCTGTCCGAGCAGCGTGCCCTGGAACTGATCGACCCCGGCAAGGACGCCGACGGGCTGCACCCGGTCAACCTCGGCCGGCTGGTGCTCGGCTACCCCGCCCCGCTCCCCTGCACCCCGCGCGGCATCGTCGAGCTGCTGCGCCGCTACGAGGTCCCGCTCAACGGCGCCGAGGTCGTGGTCGTCGGCCGGGGCACCACCGTGGGTCGCCCCCTCGGGCTGCTGCTCACCCGGCGTACCGAGAACGCCACCGTGACGCTGTGCCACACCGGGACGAAGGACCTCGTCGCGCATACGCGGCGCGCCGACATCGTCATCATCGCCGCGGGCAACCCCGGCCTGCTCACCGCGGACATGATCCGGCCGGGCGCGGCAGTGGTCGACGTCGGCATCACCCGGGTGGTCGGCGCGGACGGCAAAGGCCGCTACACCGGCGACGTCGCCCCCGGGGTCGCGGAGGTAGCCGGCTGGCTCGCCCCGATGCCGGGCGCGGTCGGCCCGATGACCCGGGCCATGCTCCTCGCCAACGTCGTGGAACGCGCCGAACACCTCGTCGGCTGA